A window of Sphingorhabdus lacus contains these coding sequences:
- a CDS encoding efflux RND transporter permease subunit gives MNFSNISAWSIRNPVVPIVLFLALTLAGIMSFRNMDVQNDPDIEFPVVVVSISQPGAAPSEITTQITQKVESAIRSVQGVRNIDASASEGNTTVSAEFEIGDDINAAVSEVKNAVDQIRSDLPDGILEPQIFKVATSSDPIAYFAVEASDMTLEQLSWFVDDTVARRLLAVEGMASVSRNGGVNREIRVILDPAKMQSLGVTASQINGVLRQQNVNASGGQSQIAGSRQSVRVLGNAPDAYALGQAQISLGGGRNIKLADVAEVTDGFSEQRAMAFAGGKQVVTFGMSRAKGASDVTVFDEAMKKIAEIEKENPGVKFTTLFNSVDYTKAQYKSSMAAMIEGALLAIVVVFLFLRDWRATVISAIAIPLSAIPTFWFLDLLGFTLNTMSLLALGLVAGVLVDDAIVEIENIVRHMRMGKSAYQASIDAADEIGLAVVATTFSIVAVFLPVGLMPGVAGQFFKNFGLTVVASVLMSLAVARMITPMIAAYFLKSGGIAEHGESAWMEKYMKILRWSLGHRRWMMGIGVLALATTVALMVVLPKQFFPDGDMDFSRVRIEMVPGTTLERTREVTNEAAAIIEAQPEVKTALQSVREGSASIFITLNKERARTSQKFEEALTPQLTKIADARVTFQANGPGGGGSGRDVSVMLSGSDPKKLDETAATLVEQMKTLPELRAPRISADLQRPELLITPRTDLAAQLGVTTVALSQTIRIATLGDIDQNSAKFSLSDRQIPIRVMLAKESRESLDIIRNLPVPLANGGSVPLSRVADISFGAGPTSIQRRNQNFRIFIGADFAPGIVSSMADTKINNLPIMKNLPTGVSRAPFGSQEWEAEMQRDFLTALISGTLLVFAVLVLLYHRFMSPLVNMGSLLLAPLGGMLALAIVQQPISMPVFIGVLMLFGIVAKNSILLIDFAIEEMARGVPKFQAIMEAGHKRAQPIVMTTVAMTAGMVPTALSLGGDGQWRAPMGTVVIGGLIVSTLLTLLIVPAGFSLADGFEKRVGPWLRTRLLTYDPEKHGEKPVVPATTGKKSGKDAGDLGGLQPAE, from the coding sequence ATGAATTTCAGTAATATCTCCGCATGGTCCATCCGTAATCCGGTGGTTCCGATTGTATTGTTTTTGGCGCTCACGCTGGCGGGCATCATGTCGTTCCGGAATATGGACGTACAGAATGACCCGGATATCGAATTTCCGGTTGTGGTGGTTTCCATTTCGCAACCCGGCGCGGCGCCGTCCGAAATCACAACCCAGATCACGCAAAAGGTCGAATCTGCCATCCGCAGTGTGCAGGGCGTGCGCAACATCGATGCGTCGGCAAGCGAGGGCAACACCACCGTCAGCGCGGAATTTGAAATTGGCGACGACATCAATGCCGCCGTCAGCGAAGTCAAGAATGCCGTAGACCAGATCCGCAGCGATCTACCCGACGGCATCTTGGAACCCCAGATTTTCAAGGTTGCAACCTCGAGCGACCCCATCGCCTATTTCGCCGTTGAAGCCAGCGACATGACGCTGGAACAGCTGAGCTGGTTCGTGGACGACACGGTCGCCCGTCGCCTGCTGGCGGTCGAAGGCATGGCCTCGGTCAGCCGGAACGGCGGCGTCAACCGCGAAATCCGCGTCATCCTCGACCCTGCGAAGATGCAGTCGCTCGGCGTCACAGCTAGCCAGATCAACGGCGTTTTGCGCCAACAGAATGTCAACGCATCGGGCGGCCAGTCGCAAATCGCTGGCTCGCGCCAGTCCGTCCGCGTTCTTGGTAACGCCCCGGATGCCTATGCCCTCGGCCAAGCCCAGATCAGTCTGGGCGGCGGACGCAACATCAAGCTTGCCGACGTAGCCGAAGTCACCGACGGCTTCAGCGAACAGCGCGCCATGGCCTTCGCAGGCGGAAAGCAGGTCGTTACATTCGGCATGTCCCGCGCAAAAGGCGCGTCCGACGTGACCGTTTTCGATGAAGCGATGAAAAAGATCGCGGAAATCGAAAAGGAAAATCCCGGCGTCAAATTCACGACCCTGTTCAACAGTGTCGACTATACGAAGGCGCAGTATAAGAGCTCGATGGCGGCGATGATCGAAGGCGCATTGCTTGCCATCGTCGTCGTGTTCCTGTTCCTGCGCGACTGGCGCGCGACGGTCATCTCGGCCATCGCGATTCCGCTGTCCGCTATTCCGACTTTCTGGTTCCTCGATCTTCTGGGCTTCACGCTCAACACCATGTCGCTGCTGGCGCTGGGCCTTGTGGCCGGGGTGTTGGTCGATGACGCCATTGTGGAAATCGAGAATATCGTGCGCCATATGCGCATGGGCAAATCCGCCTATCAGGCATCGATTGATGCCGCCGATGAAATCGGCCTGGCTGTTGTCGCCACCACATTCTCGATTGTCGCGGTGTTCCTGCCCGTCGGCCTGATGCCAGGGGTCGCAGGCCAGTTTTTCAAGAATTTCGGCCTCACCGTCGTCGCCTCGGTTCTGATGAGCTTGGCGGTCGCCCGTATGATCACGCCGATGATTGCGGCCTATTTCCTCAAATCCGGTGGCATTGCCGAACATGGCGAAAGCGCCTGGATGGAAAAATATATGAAAATCCTGCGCTGGTCGCTTGGCCATCGGCGCTGGATGATGGGCATCGGTGTGCTGGCTCTGGCTACGACCGTCGCGCTCATGGTCGTCTTGCCGAAGCAGTTCTTCCCCGATGGCGATATGGACTTCAGCCGCGTCCGTATCGAAATGGTCCCCGGCACCACGCTGGAGCGGACACGCGAAGTTACGAATGAAGCCGCGGCTATCATTGAAGCGCAACCCGAAGTCAAAACGGCACTGCAAAGTGTGCGTGAAGGCAGCGCGAGTATATTTATCACCTTGAACAAGGAACGCGCGCGTACAAGTCAGAAGTTTGAAGAAGCCCTGACGCCGCAGCTGACCAAGATCGCCGACGCCCGCGTCACCTTCCAGGCCAATGGCCCGGGCGGTGGTGGATCGGGGCGTGACGTCTCCGTCATGCTGTCCGGTTCGGACCCCAAAAAGCTGGACGAGACAGCAGCAACCCTGGTCGAGCAGATGAAGACCCTGCCCGAACTGCGCGCACCGCGTATCTCGGCTGACCTTCAGCGTCCCGAACTACTGATTACCCCGCGCACCGACCTTGCCGCCCAATTGGGTGTCACGACCGTCGCGCTGAGCCAGACCATCCGCATCGCAACCTTGGGCGACATTGACCAGAACAGCGCGAAATTCTCGCTGTCCGACCGCCAAATTCCGATCCGCGTGATGCTCGCGAAGGAATCGCGCGAAAGTCTCGACATCATTCGCAATCTGCCGGTGCCGCTTGCCAATGGCGGGTCGGTTCCCCTGTCGCGTGTCGCGGATATCAGCTTCGGTGCTGGTCCGACATCGATCCAGCGGCGGAACCAGAATTTCCGTATCTTCATCGGTGCCGACTTCGCACCGGGCATTGTGTCGTCGATGGCGGACACCAAGATCAACAATCTGCCCATCATGAAGAACCTGCCGACAGGCGTGTCGCGCGCTCCGTTCGGTAGCCAGGAGTGGGAAGCCGAAATGCAGCGGGACTTCCTGACGGCGCTGATTTCGGGAACGCTGCTGGTGTTTGCGGTTCTGGTGCTCTTGTACCACCGCTTCATGTCGCCGCTGGTCAACATGGGCTCATTGCTCCTCGCGCCGCTGGGCGGGATGCTGGCACTCGCTATCGTGCAGCAGCCGATTTCGATGCCGGTGTTCATCGGTGTGCTGATGCTGTTCGGTATCGTTGCGAAAAACTCCATCCTGCTGATCGACTTCGCGATCGAGGAAATGGCACGCGGTGTTCCCAAATTCCAGGCGATTATGGAGGCAGGCCACAAGCGTGCCCAGCCGATCGTCATGACCACCGTTGCCATGACCGCAGGGATGGTGCCAACCGCGCTATCGCTGGGTGGTGACGGACAATGGCGTGCGCCAATGGGAACGGTTGTGATCGGCGGGTTGATTGTTTCGACATTGCTGACCTTGCTGATCGTTCCTGCAGGCTTCAGCCTTGCCGACGGCTTTGAAAAGCGCGTTGGTCCATGGCTGCGCACGCGCCTGTTGACCTATGATCCCGAAAAGCATGGCGAAAAGCCGGTCGTGCCGGCAACGACGGGCAAGAAATCGGGCAAGGACGCGGGCGATCTTGGCGGTTTGCAGCCTGCCGAGTAA
- a CDS encoding efflux RND transporter periplasmic adaptor subunit, with translation MNYETTMSGTLDGGVLAERENTSRRRVIIALIVVAILVAIGAAYYFMGGSGAAAPAGDEKNSQAQTVTVVAPGRDTVVRAINATGTLAARREIPVGVVGEGGQVTRVFVDAGDWVQRGQVLISVDRSVQVQQAAALEAQIGVARADLLLAQNELDRALQLVERGFISKADVDRKTATRDAARARVNVANAQLGETRARNARLDIRAPVSGYVLERNVETGQTVSAGSGILFRLAQDGQMELQAQLSENDLALVTEGVPASVTPVGTDRVFNGTIWQVAPMINTQNRQGIARISLPFDKALRPGGFASVEIKAGSMSAPVLPESAVQTGREGSFVYIVGKDNKVKQRPVKVGDTTANGLIIASGLDGTERVVLYAGGFLNPDETINPKLLKKP, from the coding sequence ATGAATTACGAAACTACAATGAGCGGAACGTTGGACGGCGGAGTGCTCGCGGAGCGCGAAAACACGAGCCGTCGTCGGGTCATCATCGCCTTGATCGTCGTGGCCATATTGGTTGCCATCGGTGCAGCCTATTATTTCATGGGCGGAAGCGGCGCTGCAGCCCCTGCCGGTGACGAAAAGAACTCGCAGGCGCAGACAGTGACTGTGGTGGCCCCCGGACGCGACACCGTTGTCCGCGCGATCAACGCCACCGGCACATTGGCCGCCCGCCGCGAAATCCCCGTCGGCGTCGTCGGCGAAGGTGGTCAGGTAACGCGCGTTTTTGTCGACGCAGGCGACTGGGTCCAGCGTGGCCAGGTTCTCATTTCCGTCGACCGTTCGGTGCAGGTCCAGCAGGCCGCCGCGCTGGAGGCCCAAATTGGGGTCGCCCGTGCAGACCTGTTGCTGGCACAAAATGAACTAGACCGCGCACTTCAACTGGTTGAGCGCGGCTTTATTTCGAAGGCGGATGTGGATCGCAAAACAGCGACTCGTGATGCCGCCCGCGCCCGCGTCAATGTTGCCAATGCGCAATTGGGTGAAACCCGCGCACGCAATGCACGGCTCGATATTCGTGCGCCTGTTTCGGGCTATGTTCTGGAACGCAATGTGGAGACCGGCCAGACCGTCTCGGCCGGCAGCGGCATCCTGTTCCGCTTGGCCCAGGACGGTCAGATGGAATTGCAAGCACAGCTGAGCGAAAATGACCTCGCGCTCGTCACCGAAGGCGTGCCCGCAAGCGTTACGCCCGTCGGCACCGACCGCGTGTTCAACGGGACCATCTGGCAGGTTGCGCCGATGATTAACACGCAGAACCGCCAAGGCATCGCCCGCATCTCCCTGCCCTTTGACAAGGCCCTGCGTCCGGGCGGCTTTGCCTCGGTCGAGATCAAGGCCGGATCAATGTCGGCGCCAGTATTGCCCGAATCCGCCGTTCAGACCGGTCGCGAGGGTAGCTTTGTCTACATCGTCGGCAAGGACAATAAGGTGAAGCAGCGTCCTGTGAAGGTTGGCGACACGACCGCAAATGGTCTGATCATCGCCAGCGGTCTGGACGGAACCGAACGCGTCGTTCTCTATGCAGGTGGTTTCCTGAATCCGGACGAAACGATCAATCCCAAGCTTCTGAAAAAGCCATAA
- a CDS encoding GlsB/YeaQ/YmgE family stress response membrane protein, with amino-acid sequence MGWIVAIIVGGIAGWLASKVMNRDASMGIFWNVVAGCVGSVVGNLIANRFGIMGSVQQFSLTGLIVAFIGAIIVLGILNLIQRGRVR; translated from the coding sequence ATGGGTTGGATAGTTGCAATTATCGTGGGCGGAATCGCTGGTTGGCTCGCGAGCAAGGTGATGAACCGCGACGCTTCGATGGGCATTTTCTGGAATGTCGTTGCTGGATGCGTCGGATCCGTAGTCGGCAATCTGATTGCCAACCGCTTTGGAATCATGGGCAGTGTGCAGCAGTTTTCGCTGACCGGACTGATCGTGGCCTTTATCGGCGCAATCATCGTTTTGGGCATTTTAAACCTGATTCAGCGCGGTCGCGTCCGCTAA
- a CDS encoding DUF1153 domain-containing protein, with translation MIENQKIRPAQVIGPLGEPLTLSSLPPAGTTRWVVRRKAEVVAAVNGGLLSINDACERYGLTLEEFASWQRAVDRSGMPGLRVTRIQHYRDLYERQQKY, from the coding sequence ATGATTGAGAATCAAAAAATTCGCCCGGCACAAGTAATCGGCCCGTTGGGAGAGCCGTTAACATTGTCGAGTCTTCCACCGGCTGGGACCACACGCTGGGTTGTGCGGCGCAAGGCTGAAGTGGTCGCAGCGGTCAATGGTGGTCTCTTGTCCATCAACGACGCCTGCGAACGCTATGGCCTGACGCTGGAAGAGTTTGCCTCTTGGCAACGTGCCGTCGATCGTTCGGGCATGCCGGGTCTGCGCGTCACGCGTATCCAGCATTATCGTGACCTGTACGAGCGTCAGCAAAAATACTAA
- the mnmA gene encoding tRNA 2-thiouridine(34) synthase MnmA encodes MIDDIYLNDFQLGPDLAGKRIVVAMSGGVDSSVVAALAARSGAETVGVTLQLYDHGSAVKRAGACCAGQDIRDARAVADKLGIAHYVFDHESRFRESVIDHFADEYMAGRTPIPCVRCNMGVKFTDLFRLAKELGADCLATGHYVRRVEGPAGAELHRAADPARDQSYFLFATTQDQLDYLRFPLGGMPKPQVRAIAQELGLVVAMKPDSQDICFVPDGDYASVVRKVRPDAELGGDIVHLDGRVLGQHKGMIHYTVGQRKGLEVGGQPVPLYVIRLDPATQQVIVGPREALAVQAARIVDANWLADVQGRAIFAKVRSMAKPVAARMDGEWLSFDAPEYGVAPGQAAVFYDGERVLGGGWIEETMAVELVNAA; translated from the coding sequence ATGATTGACGATATATATCTGAACGATTTTCAACTTGGCCCCGATTTGGCGGGAAAACGGATCGTTGTCGCGATGTCCGGCGGCGTTGATTCGTCCGTCGTGGCGGCCCTGGCGGCGCGTTCCGGCGCGGAAACCGTGGGCGTTACCCTGCAGCTTTACGATCATGGCAGCGCGGTAAAGCGTGCCGGGGCGTGCTGTGCCGGGCAGGATATCCGCGATGCCCGGGCTGTTGCCGACAAATTGGGCATCGCCCATTATGTGTTCGACCATGAAAGCCGCTTTCGCGAATCCGTAATCGACCATTTCGCCGATGAATATATGGCGGGGCGCACACCGATCCCCTGCGTGCGCTGCAATATGGGTGTCAAATTTACCGATCTGTTCCGGCTGGCCAAGGAATTGGGCGCGGACTGCCTCGCCACCGGCCATTATGTCCGCCGTGTCGAAGGCCCCGCAGGCGCGGAGCTGCATCGTGCTGCGGACCCGGCGCGGGACCAGAGCTATTTCCTGTTTGCCACGACACAAGACCAGCTCGACTATTTGCGTTTCCCGTTGGGCGGTATGCCCAAGCCACAGGTGCGGGCCATTGCGCAGGAACTGGGTCTCGTAGTCGCGATGAAGCCCGACAGTCAGGATATCTGCTTCGTACCCGATGGCGATTATGCGTCAGTCGTCCGCAAGGTGCGCCCCGATGCCGAACTGGGCGGTGATATCGTCCATCTCGACGGCCGCGTGCTGGGGCAGCACAAGGGCATGATCCACTATACCGTTGGACAGCGCAAAGGTCTGGAAGTCGGCGGACAGCCGGTGCCTCTCTATGTCATCCGCCTTGATCCCGCGACGCAGCAGGTAATTGTCGGACCACGCGAGGCCTTGGCGGTGCAGGCGGCGCGCATTGTGGACGCAAACTGGCTGGCGGATGTTCAGGGACGCGCCATATTCGCCAAAGTGCGTTCTATGGCAAAGCCGGTGGCTGCGCGGATGGATGGCGAATGGCTGAGCTTTGATGCGCCCGAATATGGCGTTGCCCCCGGTCAGGCCGCCGTCTTTTATGATGGCGAGCGTGTACTGGGTGGTGGCTGGATCGAAGAAACAATGGCGGTCGAGCTGGTCAACGCCGCCTGA
- a CDS encoding serine hydrolase domain-containing protein encodes MPRNKFTTAATAFCAIASIALGSCAQEPTAKAAAGPGETYIVDDAVVSKDRLAAAIAPFFEDPALSETRALVVMQGGRVIAERYAPGYGPDTRLISWSMAKSVTATLVGLMVADGRLALDEPAPVPEWQTPRDGRAAITLRHLLHMSSGLDHTEMAEGEVEIFDADTPRMLFLDGRENVARYAETRPLEADPGKKFEYSSATSNILADIMTRSLTESKDPEVRRDAMLEYARGRLFEPLGMTSAVPQFDRNGTMLGGSMIHATARDWAKFGEFLRNNGSVRAAQLLPTSWTRFMKTPSRNDNSYGAHIWLNRPRANGQDQVLFPGKAPSDVFAALGHLGQFVIVSPQHRLTIVRLGKTPDDKLDPLDDQFVKLIALFPRG; translated from the coding sequence ATGCCTAGGAACAAATTTACCACCGCCGCAACCGCTTTTTGTGCCATCGCGTCAATCGCCTTGGGTTCCTGTGCCCAAGAGCCAACTGCGAAAGCAGCTGCCGGACCCGGTGAAACCTACATTGTCGATGACGCCGTGGTCAGCAAGGATCGTCTTGCGGCTGCGATTGCACCCTTTTTTGAAGATCCCGCACTGTCCGAGACACGGGCCTTGGTTGTCATGCAGGGCGGACGGGTCATCGCCGAACGTTATGCGCCGGGCTATGGTCCCGACACGCGGCTGATCAGCTGGTCCATGGCGAAAAGCGTCACCGCCACTCTTGTGGGCCTAATGGTTGCAGACGGACGGCTCGCGCTCGATGAACCGGCACCGGTTCCTGAATGGCAAACCCCGCGCGACGGACGGGCTGCGATTACCCTGCGCCATTTGCTGCATATGTCGTCCGGCCTCGACCATACCGAAATGGCGGAAGGTGAGGTCGAGATTTTCGATGCCGATACGCCGCGAATGCTGTTTCTGGATGGCCGCGAAAATGTCGCCCGCTATGCCGAAACGCGACCATTGGAAGCCGACCCCGGCAAGAAGTTCGAATATAGCAGCGCGACCAGCAACATATTGGCCGACATCATGACGCGCTCGCTCACGGAAAGCAAAGACCCCGAAGTCCGGCGCGACGCCATGCTTGAATATGCGCGGGGGCGTTTGTTCGAACCCTTGGGTATGACCAGCGCCGTTCCCCAGTTTGACCGTAACGGCACGATGCTTGGCGGCAGCATGATCCATGCCACCGCCCGCGATTGGGCGAAGTTCGGCGAGTTTCTGAGGAACAATGGGTCCGTACGGGCGGCGCAGCTTCTGCCGACGAGCTGGACGCGGTTCATGAAAACACCGAGCCGGAACGACAATAGCTATGGCGCACATATCTGGCTGAACCGTCCCCGCGCCAATGGGCAGGATCAAGTGCTCTTTCCCGGAAAGGCGCCGTCGGATGTTTTTGCCGCACTGGGGCATCTGGGGCAGTTCGTCATCGTGTCGCCGCAACATCGCCTGACGATCGTGCGGTTGGGTAAGACACCGGATGACAAGCTCGATCCACTCGACGATCAATTCGTCAAGCTGATCGCGCTTTTTCCGCGGGGATAA
- a CDS encoding DUF3297 family protein, with protein MTDKADTPPDHLSINPMSPHFDGDLLSRGVGIRFKGEQRTTVEEYCISEGWIKVQAGKARDRKGNPLLIKLSGPVEAWFEDLGDDAPVAKA; from the coding sequence ATGACCGACAAAGCCGATACTCCGCCCGATCACCTCTCGATCAATCCCATGAGCCCCCATTTCGATGGCGACCTTCTTTCGCGAGGCGTTGGCATTCGCTTCAAGGGCGAACAGCGCACGACGGTGGAAGAATATTGCATTTCCGAAGGCTGGATCAAGGTTCAGGCCGGCAAGGCGCGCGACCGCAAGGGCAATCCTCTGCTGATCAAGCTGAGCGGACCGGTCGAAGCCTGGTTCGAAGATCTGGGCGACGACGCACCGGTCGCCAAGGCCTAA
- a CDS encoding NAD(P)/FAD-dependent oxidoreductase — MAKSGNYDAIILGAGGAGLMCALTAGQRGRRVLVIDHASGPGKKILISGGGRCNFTNVNATSANAQERYLSANPHFAKSALGRYTPTDFIEMVQAHGIAFHEKTLGQLFCDDSARQIVEMLMDECDKSEAAGGRVDFAFHAPISDVRRADDLYHVVYNGLKASAPALVIATGGPSIPKMGATGFAYDLARQFGLKIVEPRPALVPFTLGGDDVLFRELSGVSADVEARCGKVRFREAALLTHKGLSGPAVLQISSYWRHGQPIGVDFLPDQPSGWLRDLKREKPRTTIKSALSASLSSRLADILADRIGDGGNLADWPDRRLEEAERKLSDWPFTPNGTEGYAKAEVTAGGISTDGLSQKTMEARTVPGLFFIGEAVDVTGWLGGYNFQWAWASGVAAGSSL, encoded by the coding sequence ATGGCAAAATCCGGTAATTATGATGCGATCATCCTCGGGGCAGGCGGGGCAGGGCTGATGTGCGCCCTAACAGCGGGGCAGCGAGGGCGGCGCGTTCTCGTGATCGACCATGCGAGCGGACCGGGAAAGAAAATCCTGATCTCGGGCGGTGGCCGGTGCAACTTTACCAATGTCAACGCGACCAGCGCCAATGCTCAGGAACGCTATCTTTCTGCCAATCCGCATTTCGCCAAGTCGGCCTTGGGCCGTTATACTCCGACCGATTTTATCGAAATGGTGCAGGCGCACGGCATTGCCTTTCACGAAAAAACGCTGGGGCAGTTGTTCTGCGACGACAGTGCGCGGCAAATTGTCGAAATGCTCATGGACGAGTGCGACAAATCCGAAGCCGCGGGTGGTCGGGTAGATTTTGCTTTCCACGCACCCATTTCGGATGTCCGCCGCGCGGATGACTTATATCATGTTGTCTACAATGGCCTGAAGGCTTCGGCACCAGCGCTGGTGATCGCGACAGGCGGCCCGAGCATTCCCAAAATGGGGGCGACCGGCTTTGCCTATGATCTTGCCCGCCAATTCGGCCTGAAAATCGTCGAGCCGCGTCCTGCGCTGGTTCCGTTCACCTTGGGCGGTGACGACGTGCTGTTTCGGGAACTCTCGGGCGTTTCGGCCGATGTCGAGGCGCGCTGCGGCAAGGTCCGTTTCCGCGAGGCGGCATTGCTGACGCATAAGGGTCTTTCGGGCCCCGCTGTTCTGCAGATATCCTCCTATTGGCGGCACGGGCAGCCGATCGGCGTCGATTTCCTGCCGGACCAGCCATCAGGATGGTTGCGTGACCTGAAACGAGAGAAACCGCGCACGACGATCAAGTCCGCGCTTTCCGCGTCCTTGTCTTCGCGGCTTGCCGACATCTTGGCCGACCGGATCGGGGATGGGGGCAATTTGGCCGACTGGCCTGACCGCCGGCTGGAGGAAGCGGAACGCAAATTGTCCGACTGGCCTTTCACCCCCAATGGCACCGAAGGCTATGCCAAGGCTGAAGTCACTGCAGGCGGGATCAGCACGGATGGCCTGTCACAGAAGACTATGGAAGCGCGCACGGTCCCAGGTCTGTTTTTCATCGGGGAAGCGGTTGATGTGACCGGGTGGCTCGGCGGCTACAACTTCCAATGGGCCTGGGCCAGCGGGGTGGCCGCGGGCTCATCCCTCTAA
- a CDS encoding outer membrane protein, with translation MKFSSPLMLATASLALLATPAFAQSEDEQWEGGYIGGSIGIGAQNNDRNEGVVFDTNLDGDYSDTVRTVLGADAFSPGFCGGAANGTAPIDGCRGDKDGLEYYGRAGYDVQNGNIVFGVVLDGGKSKSRDSVTAYSTTPAFYTFTRELDYSLGARARVGYAARGALFYATGGAAYAKIDNGFATSNGANSFSTNGKTSSWGYSYGGGTEVKISRNFSLGLEYLYTNYVDDDFVVAVGPGTAAATNPFLLTNAAGTNMKRDDSDFDMHNIRLTAAFRF, from the coding sequence ATGAAATTCTCCTCTCCCTTGATGCTGGCGACGGCATCGCTCGCGCTCCTCGCCACCCCTGCTTTCGCACAATCTGAAGATGAACAGTGGGAAGGCGGCTATATTGGCGGCTCCATTGGTATCGGTGCGCAAAATAACGACCGTAACGAAGGCGTTGTCTTCGACACTAATCTCGACGGAGATTACAGCGACACTGTTCGTACCGTATTGGGCGCAGATGCGTTCTCGCCCGGTTTCTGCGGTGGTGCGGCCAATGGCACTGCGCCGATCGACGGCTGCCGTGGTGATAAGGACGGCCTCGAATATTATGGCCGTGCCGGTTATGACGTGCAAAACGGCAACATTGTCTTCGGTGTGGTGCTGGACGGCGGTAAGTCGAAGTCGCGCGACAGCGTAACTGCTTACAGCACGACCCCCGCATTTTACACCTTCACCCGCGAACTCGACTATTCGCTCGGTGCCCGCGCACGCGTGGGTTATGCCGCACGGGGAGCGTTGTTCTATGCAACCGGTGGTGCTGCTTACGCCAAGATCGATAACGGGTTTGCGACCAGCAACGGCGCGAACAGCTTCTCAACCAATGGCAAGACCAGCAGCTGGGGCTACAGCTATGGCGGTGGTACCGAAGTGAAGATCTCGCGCAATTTCTCGCTGGGTCTCGAATATCTCTACACCAATTATGTCGACGATGATTTCGTGGTCGCCGTTGGTCCGGGAACCGCAGCCGCAACCAATCCGTTCCTGCTTACCAATGCGGCGGGTACGAACATGAAGCGTGACGACAGCGATTTCGATATGCACAATATCCGCCTGACCGCAGCGTTCCGCTTCTAA